Within Actinobaculum sp. 313, the genomic segment GAAGACCACACCTCTTTCGCCGGCATCGAAGGCTGGAAGGCGGATGCGCAGGCGATCTCTCATTCGTTGTACTTCGTTCCCAAGCACACTGAGTTGAAGGAAGGCGTTACCGAAGGGCTGACTCCTCTCGCAACGGTCGAGACTCCCGCGAAGAACGGCGAATACACGATTAGTGCCACTGACTTCCAGATCGATTGGGATCTAGGCGTCGGCACCTACGTCGTCGTCTCAACTTACGCGGGTGATTCGCGTACGGTAGCGATCACGACGTCGGATATGGACAAGGACGAGCAGGTCTCCCCCACCTTCGGTACGGTGACAACTAAGGCCTTCTCCGAAAAGGGTGGCACATTGCAGCCCGGCGATAAGATCGCGGATACTGTGACGCTGACGGGATCGTTCCCGCAGGGATCATATACGGAGGTCCAGTTGTACACGTGGGCCAAGGACTCCGCGCCGACCTGTGACACTCCGGTCTGGACGAGCCGTCTCGATCACGACGGCGTAGCGGGCGAGTATAAGACGGAGTTGTACACCACACCATCTGGCAAGCAGGCCACCTATGGCTATGTGGAAACAACGTACGACCGCAACGGCAACGTGATCTCGCAGGGTACCTGTGGTGAGGCAGAGGAGACGCTGACAACAAGCCAGGCCGCCCCAGCGCTTCCGAAGACGGCACGACTTCCGAAGACCGGCGCGAATGTGACGGGTATTGCCGCAGTGGCAGTCACCCTCGTACTACTGGGAAGTGCCGGAGTCGTGCTGCGACGTCGTAGTGCGAAAGCCTAACGCACCCATAGATCACTCGCAGCACGACTGAGCGCGAGGAGCAAAAGCCTCCACGAGTGAACCGACGGTGGGGAACACGTCAATACGGCGTGTTCCCCACCGTTGTCTATACGAGGGGAGGTACAGGCCCTATCAGAAGTTCACGCTCCGCGCGAGGAAAAGTTCATCCGCAACCACGGCCCGGAAGCGAGAAGCAGCAATGAACCGGCGAAGGCGAACGCCAGGCCGTACCCTGAAATGTCGACAAGCCATCCGGCCACCACCGGACCGGCGATCTGACCGACGTCGCCAGCCATCTGGAAGGCTGCGATCACGCGTCCACCTTCCCGACCATCCAAAATGTCGGCCATTTGCCCTTGCATGCCCGGTTGGATGAAACCGGCGCCAAGCCCGGCGAAAACACAGCAGACCAGCATAGCCTGCCATGGCAGCCAGCCCAGCATGACGGAGAACAACCCCGATACAACCAGTCCAAAGGAGATGGCGGCGGCACGTCCTCGTCGATCCGCAATACGTCCCGCCATAAGCAGGGAGATCGCGTTTCCAGCGGCGTAAACGGTAAGCGCAGCTCCCGGCAGCCACTCCGGAGCACCCGCGAGCGCGGCAGCCAGGAGGGGAACCAGACTGACCCGGACACCAAGGTTCGTCCAGCCATTGGCAAAACTGGCGAAGAGCAAACGGCGATAAAGAGGGAGCGCCAGTGTTGTGCTTAGATCGGCGCGCTCGCGCTGTGCGACGTCGCCCTTGCCGGTATCGCTCAGTTGCTGGCGCGGCGTCAGGATTGCCACAAGTAATGCAGCGAGCACCAGTGTTACCGCATAAATGATGAACGGGGCGCGCATTCCCAGCGGTGCCAAAAGCGAACCGATGGCCGGTCCGGCGATTCCTCCCAGCAGGAATCCGCCACCGTAGGCGGCCGAGGCCCTCCCCTGGGCACCGCGCGGAGCGTTCTTGATAATGAGGCTAGTGGCCGCAACCGTGAAGGTCACTGAGCCAATACCGCCCACTCCACGGTAAATCAGGAGCTGCCAATAGCTGTGGGCAAAGGCGCTGGCAAAAGAACTGGCCGCCACCACGAGCATTCCCGAGATATACATTGGCCGTTCGCCAAGCGCACCGATAAGCCGACCGGCAGTGGGGGCGAATACAAGGCGGAAGAAGGCGAAAACAGACACCACCACATTCGCCGCCGTAACAGACACGTCAAAACTGATTGCGAAACGTGGCAGGACAGGCGATACGACCCCGTAGCCGAGCGCCACCAGCAGCGCTGCTCCCACCATTACCCAGATCTCACGTGGCAATCGCACAGGCCTATGGTACGGGAGAAGCGATCAGACGGGAATTCCCACCGCTGCGCCCGCACTGACCAACCCTCTCCGATCCACACCCTCTGCCTTACTGGGCACCCGCGGAATAGTGGAGGAGTCGGCACTGGGCCGGGGCGTCCACCTTCAGGATGTTCGTGCGATCACCCGACTCGTACCGCATCGCCACAGTTACGCAGCTCGCTCCGGTCACATCGCTGACCTGCGATTATCCCTCCCCTCGGTCACACCGCTGACCTGCGATTCTCCCTCGCGTCATTCATCTATCTCTCAGCATTCCGACCTATTATGTGAAACATGAGACTCAATGCCGTTTCACAAGGAAATCCCATCGATTACCGGGTTCTTCGTGAAGTCCGTTCCTACCGGGACGCGGAGAGCATCGTTGACATCCTCTCCGATGCCCGTTTTCCCGTTGCCAACACGCGAATTGTCGGCATAAATCTCGAAAGTGTTGAACAGGTGATGGGGAGGCAAACGGTTCTCCTGGCGGGCGGCTCGGGTGCGCTTTCTGGCGCATCAATGGGCCTTTTCATCAGCTTGTTCTTCATGATCTTCAGCCCGGTGGCCAACCTTTTCTCACTCCTGCTATTCGGTCTGCTTGTGGGAGCCTTCTTCGGCGCAATACTCGGTGCCGTGTCACATTGGATGACACGAGGCCGCCGCGATTTCCGTTCCGTGAGCGGACTGCAGGCTTCCGCCTATGAGGTGCAGGTACGCGCCGAAATGCTCAACAACGCCTTGGCAGTTCTGCGGCAGGCTGGAATCGCGGAGAGTTCCACACCGGCTCCGGTAACTCCGACCTCCACAGCCGGGGTACAGACTCCTTCTTCTCCGGTGGCAGTGGCGCCTTCAACCGCCTATCCGACGCCCGCAGCGCAGGTTTCTCCCCCTGCTGCGCCCTCAGCCACACCGGCGGCACCCCTGCGGCAGTGCCACGGCAAGCACCCGCGCCTACTGTTCCTCCGGCTACCCAGCCTCCCACTGCCCCGTCAGATTCTCAGTCGTCTGACGGATTGCCAAACACCTGACATTCAACATCCGCCAACTGAGTACCACGAAGCCGTCACTCTGACTAATCTGGAACTATGCCGCAACGCATCGAAGATTTCACACCGCCGCTGACGCGCCTGCCCGACGGTACGATCAAACAACTCAACCCGTTCTCAGGCACCGAGGTATGGACCGTGCCGGGCCGCGCGAACCGGCCGCTGGATCAAGCACCTCAGAATCCGCAACCGGTAGAGGAAGTCGGTCACAATTGCGCTTTCTGCTGGGACCGGATTCTTGAAACCCCGCCGGAGAAAGCACGCATCGTACGCGATGGCGACGACGCGCGAATCGTGCGGGAC encodes:
- a CDS encoding MFS transporter, whose product is MRLPREIWVMVGAALLVALGYGVVSPVLPRFAISFDVSVTAANVVVSVFAFFRLVFAPTAGRLIGALGERPMYISGMLVVAASSFASAFAHSYWQLLIYRGVGGIGSVTFTVAATSLIIKNAPRGAQGRASAAYGGGFLLGGIAGPAIGSLLAPLGMRAPFIIYAVTLVLAALLVAILTPRQQLSDTGKGDVAQRERADLSTTLALPLYRRLLFASFANGWTNLGVRVSLVPLLAAALAGAPEWLPGAALTVYAAGNAISLLMAGRIADRRGRAAAISFGLVVSGLFSVMLGWLPWQAMLVCCVFAGLGAGFIQPGMQGQMADILDGREGGRVIAAFQMAGDVGQIAGPVVAGWLVDISGYGLAFAFAGSLLLLASGPWLRMNFSSRGA
- a CDS encoding general stress protein, producing the protein MRLNAVSQGNPIDYRVLREVRSYRDAESIVDILSDARFPVANTRIVGINLESVEQVMGRQTVLLAGGSGALSGASMGLFISLFFMIFSPVANLFSLLLFGLLVGAFFGAILGAVSHWMTRGRRDFRSVSGLQASAYEVQVRAEMLNNALAVLRQAGIAESSTPAPVTPTSTAGVQTPSSPVAVAPSTAYPTPAAQVSPPAAPSATPAAPLRQCHGKHPRLLFLRLPSLPLPRQILSRLTDCQTPDIQHPPTEYHEAVTLTNLELCRNASKISHRR